A genomic stretch from Rubripirellula reticaptiva includes:
- a CDS encoding NINE protein — MPTASFQPSFTNQQPINHRHTSMSSETAPTHPALVGYLFWILGFVGAHRFYFGKPLTGILWFFTGGLFLVGWIVDLFLIPSMADEANRRFHPGEVDYTLTWVLHTFLGLFGVHRFYMGKIVTGVIYLLTGGLFGIGYIYDTLTLNEQIDEINVS; from the coding sequence ATGCCTACCGCTTCATTTCAACCATCCTTCACCAACCAGCAACCCATTAACCACCGACACACGTCGATGTCCTCTGAAACCGCGCCGACTCATCCAGCCCTCGTTGGATACTTATTTTGGATTCTGGGATTTGTCGGCGCTCACCGGTTCTACTTTGGGAAACCGTTGACGGGAATCTTGTGGTTCTTTACGGGCGGCCTTTTCTTGGTCGGCTGGATCGTTGACCTATTCCTGATTCCCTCGATGGCTGACGAAGCCAACCGCCGATTCCATCCCGGCGAAGTGGACTACACCCTGACCTGGGTGCTGCACACATTCCTTGGCCTGTTCGGTGTTCACCGTTTCTACATGGGCAAGATCGTCACGGGCGTCATCTACCTGCTAACCGGCGGACTGTTTGGCATCGGCTACATCTACGACACGTTGACGCTGAATGAACAGATCGACGAGATCAACGTTAGCTAG
- a CDS encoding NfeD family protein: MYTKNLNAFSLNTLSLAIACVLSVLSIGMLASPLTAQVFKREKDEKRTAVIIELHEDLNPLSGAILSRKFKEAVDSGADVVIFDINSPGGRVDVTFELMDMLLEADNVETVAMIERDAISGAALFALACDKIIMKPGARLGDAGVIVLGISGEFRYAEAKSRSMVAQKARDTAAATGRPPVLAEKMTDKDMVVFSATEKETGEQQYFSDKEWDAFEDSEKWERGKPIREGGKEMFFIANGRRLVELGVADQTFDSRDQLGEILDVAEPIETLGPTWAERIARFLNTGWMTFFLIAVGLLALVVELSAPGISAGGLMSLLCFGLFFWSRFAAGTSGWLEVMLFALGIVFIACELFVIPGFGIAGLAGIGLLLGSLVMASRRVLIPENAQQWDGLGSDVLTVMGAFGAFLVGLFLLSHYIGDIPGLSRLTLQPPVLAGAGGMAGGMTDEAPMDSMLPGWQRVSVGDVGRTVSPLRPSGRIQVGDITVDVATEGDFVDSGTEVTVIGKQGARVLVRPTVV; encoded by the coding sequence ATGTACACGAAAAACTTGAATGCCTTCTCACTCAATACTTTGTCGCTCGCCATTGCGTGCGTCCTTTCCGTGCTGTCGATCGGCATGCTGGCGTCGCCTTTGACCGCGCAGGTGTTCAAACGCGAAAAGGACGAGAAGCGAACGGCGGTCATCATCGAGCTGCATGAGGATTTGAACCCGCTGAGCGGTGCGATCTTGTCACGCAAGTTCAAAGAAGCGGTTGATTCCGGCGCAGATGTTGTGATTTTTGACATCAACAGCCCGGGCGGTCGCGTCGACGTGACGTTCGAATTGATGGACATGTTGTTGGAAGCCGACAACGTGGAAACCGTAGCCATGATCGAACGCGATGCGATCAGCGGTGCGGCTCTGTTTGCGTTGGCGTGCGACAAGATCATCATGAAGCCGGGGGCTCGCTTGGGCGATGCCGGCGTGATCGTGCTGGGGATAAGTGGCGAGTTTCGATATGCCGAAGCAAAGAGCCGCAGCATGGTCGCCCAGAAGGCACGTGATACGGCTGCCGCGACAGGCCGACCACCAGTGCTGGCCGAGAAGATGACGGACAAAGACATGGTGGTTTTTTCGGCCACGGAAAAGGAAACTGGCGAGCAACAGTACTTTTCGGACAAGGAATGGGACGCCTTTGAGGACAGCGAAAAATGGGAACGGGGCAAGCCGATTCGCGAAGGCGGCAAAGAAATGTTCTTCATCGCCAACGGTCGCCGACTTGTTGAATTGGGCGTGGCCGACCAAACGTTCGACAGCCGAGACCAATTGGGCGAAATACTGGACGTCGCCGAACCCATCGAAACGCTTGGACCGACCTGGGCCGAGCGAATTGCAAGGTTTCTGAACACGGGTTGGATGACGTTCTTTTTGATCGCGGTCGGTTTGCTTGCTCTGGTGGTGGAACTCAGCGCGCCGGGGATTAGCGCGGGTGGGTTGATGTCGTTGTTGTGTTTTGGGCTGTTCTTCTGGAGCCGGTTTGCGGCGGGTACGTCTGGATGGTTGGAAGTCATGTTGTTCGCATTGGGGATTGTCTTCATTGCGTGCGAGTTGTTTGTGATTCCCGGTTTTGGGATCGCTGGGTTGGCCGGGATCGGTTTGCTATTAGGGTCGCTCGTGATGGCGTCGCGGCGTGTGTTGATTCCTGAAAATGCACAGCAGTGGGACGGCCTCGGCAGCGACGTGTTGACGGTGATGGGGGCGTTCGGTGCGTTCTTGGTGGGGCTGTTTTTACTGTCTCACTACATCGGCGATATTCCGGGGCTGAGTCGATTGACATTGCAGCCACCCGTGTTGGCTGGCGCTGGCGGAATGGCCGGTGGAATGACGGACGAGGCGCCGATGGATTCGATGTTGCCCGGGTGGCAGCGTGTCAGCGTTGGCGACGTAGGGCGGACGGTATCACCGCTGCGTCCAAGCGGTCGTATTCAGGTAGGCGACATTACGGTGGATGTGGCGACCGAAGGTGATTTCGTCGACAGTGGCACCGAAGTGACCGTGATTGGCAAGCAAGGTGCCCGAGTGCTGGTTCGTCCCACTGTCGTGTGA
- a CDS encoding P-loop NTPase family protein yields MEPNNLPAVLELRNVSFEGNAKRSLVLADVSLTLRQGELLMVHLDRSQSARDIASMIQGLQQPRFGEVLFQESDWKGSDFERHFKMRSKIGRVFDDQAWLANLNMTENVMLASEHHGRDLNEVRAEVTELSEQLSLDPPSWERPAFVDSTRLQMYQWVRAMIGNPSLLLLERPMKAVPPLWLPKLVAAVNRLRQRGAAVLWFAGNSSEASAELIPPVAHFRLVSASLQPIADLSLAGPEATL; encoded by the coding sequence ATGGAACCCAATAATCTTCCAGCCGTTTTAGAGCTTCGCAATGTCTCGTTCGAAGGCAACGCAAAACGCTCGCTCGTCCTTGCCGACGTCAGCCTGACGCTTCGTCAGGGTGAATTACTGATGGTGCATTTGGACCGATCCCAAAGCGCGCGAGACATCGCTTCGATGATCCAAGGACTCCAACAACCGAGGTTCGGCGAAGTTCTGTTTCAGGAATCTGATTGGAAAGGGAGCGACTTTGAACGCCACTTCAAAATGCGCAGTAAGATCGGACGCGTGTTCGATGATCAGGCGTGGCTTGCAAACTTGAACATGACCGAGAACGTGATGTTAGCCAGCGAACACCATGGTCGCGATCTCAACGAAGTTCGTGCCGAAGTGACCGAATTGTCCGAACAGCTTTCGCTTGACCCACCATCTTGGGAACGGCCTGCCTTTGTCGATTCCACGCGTTTGCAAATGTACCAGTGGGTCCGTGCCATGATCGGCAATCCATCGCTGTTGCTTTTGGAGCGGCCGATGAAGGCAGTCCCACCGTTGTGGTTGCCAAAGTTGGTGGCCGCCGTCAACCGACTTCGCCAGCGTGGGGCGGCGGTGTTGTGGTTCGCGGGCAATTCGTCCGAAGCGAGCGCCGAACTGATCCCGCCGGTTGCTCATTTTCGACTGGTGTCGGCATCGTTACAGCCGATTGCGGATCTTAGTCTTGCAGGTCCGGAGGCAACGTTATGA
- a CDS encoding error-prone DNA polymerase, whose product MQYAELHCKSNFTFLEGASHPDELVERAADLGYHAIALTDRASLAGVVRGWTPAKERGIKYIVGSELHLADAPPMVVWPTDRQAYGRLCRLISRGRLRAEKGECELRFADLAELSDGIIAAVVPSVEQVVAAENGKPTKLARFLRTKFRDTFGDRGYVFCELHRGVDDGLYVQRLQRLAIGCDVPLVAGGDVHYHTPARMLMHDLVAAIRRGTTIDAVASERFANSQRCLRTLDEIKLLYRDVPDAIARTIEIADRCTFTLADLRYEYPAELAPSGMSQMEHLRRLTWEGAKQRWPSGVPDKVLDQLRHEVRLIQELNYEAYFLTVWDMVRFARSRGILCQGRGSAANSAVCYCLGVTSVDPSQTDLLFERFVSRERDEAPDIDVDFEHQRREEVIQYLYEKYGRDRAGMTAVVTTYRTRSAVREVGKSLGVSADAIDAISKLGQSGQEFEQRCESAGLDTTSETGKRFVYLVKMLKGFPRHLSQHTGGMVMTAGNLCELCPVENASMPGRTVIQWNKDDLDELGVLKVDVLALGMLSAIRRCFELVEKHHGDALSLSNIPPDDVATYDMICLADTTGVFQIESRAQMSMLPRLRPRCYYDLVIEVAIVRPGPIQGNMVHPFLQARQDPSMVVYPNDAIRGVLEKTMGVPIFQEQAMRLAVVAAGFTPGEADQLRRAMAAWRRPGVIDTFRIKLLAGMKDSGLTAEFAEHVFNQIRGFGEYGFPESHAASFALLVYASCYLKCHYPAAFCVSLLNSQPMGFYAPAQLIADAIKHGVRVRAVDVNHSDWDSTLEPDRNRPGPSIRLGLRTISGLAELSGRDLVDERVRGGVFRSMDELVRRTKAGKGLLKRLADADAMRSLATDRRAAVWQSLGQENSPGGTPLFDEIDDQDDAPEGLVPMSPQEEVFADYQTTGLSLKAHPISFARNQLQSLGCVCAGDLASLRDGRAVRVAGLVLLRQQPSTAKGIVFVTLEDETGSINLVLFQAVWQRFFRIAKTSNSWLVDGKLENRKGVIHVIVGRLIDLNDEVDFGTDDDGQKMPRSRDFR is encoded by the coding sequence ATGCAGTACGCCGAACTGCACTGCAAAAGCAATTTTACGTTTCTCGAGGGTGCGTCGCATCCCGACGAATTGGTCGAGCGGGCAGCCGATCTTGGCTACCACGCGATCGCCCTGACCGACCGAGCTTCCTTGGCTGGCGTCGTGCGTGGCTGGACGCCGGCCAAAGAACGCGGCATCAAGTACATCGTCGGTTCGGAATTGCACTTGGCCGATGCACCGCCGATGGTCGTTTGGCCAACCGACCGCCAGGCCTACGGGCGGCTGTGTCGTTTGATTTCTCGTGGGCGCTTGCGAGCGGAAAAAGGTGAGTGTGAACTGCGATTCGCGGATCTTGCCGAACTCAGTGACGGGATCATCGCCGCGGTGGTGCCAAGTGTTGAACAAGTCGTTGCAGCAGAGAACGGCAAGCCGACCAAATTGGCTCGGTTTTTGCGAACGAAATTTCGCGACACGTTTGGCGACCGCGGCTATGTCTTTTGCGAACTGCATCGCGGCGTCGACGACGGGCTGTACGTTCAACGGCTTCAGCGATTGGCGATCGGTTGTGATGTCCCCTTGGTGGCCGGTGGTGACGTTCACTATCACACGCCGGCGAGAATGCTAATGCACGACTTGGTTGCCGCCATTCGCCGAGGCACGACGATCGACGCGGTTGCCAGCGAGCGGTTCGCCAACAGCCAACGTTGCTTGCGAACACTCGACGAAATCAAACTTCTTTACCGTGATGTGCCCGACGCGATCGCCCGGACGATCGAGATTGCCGATCGATGCACGTTCACGTTGGCCGATCTGCGATACGAATACCCCGCCGAACTTGCGCCGTCGGGAATGAGTCAGATGGAGCATCTGCGACGTTTGACTTGGGAGGGTGCCAAGCAGCGATGGCCCAGTGGGGTACCCGACAAAGTGCTGGATCAGCTTCGTCATGAGGTTCGACTGATCCAAGAATTGAATTACGAAGCGTATTTTTTGACCGTTTGGGACATGGTCCGGTTTGCTCGGTCACGCGGGATCTTGTGCCAGGGTCGCGGTTCGGCCGCCAATTCGGCTGTCTGCTATTGCTTGGGTGTGACCAGTGTTGACCCCAGTCAAACGGACCTGTTGTTCGAACGCTTTGTCAGTCGAGAACGTGATGAAGCCCCCGATATTGACGTCGATTTCGAACACCAACGACGCGAAGAAGTGATCCAGTATTTGTACGAAAAGTACGGTCGCGATCGAGCCGGCATGACTGCGGTCGTGACGACGTATCGGACTCGCAGCGCGGTCCGCGAAGTCGGAAAGTCGCTGGGGGTTTCGGCCGATGCAATCGACGCGATTTCAAAACTTGGTCAAAGCGGTCAAGAGTTCGAACAGCGCTGCGAGTCGGCCGGTTTGGATACGACCAGCGAAACGGGTAAGCGATTTGTTTACTTGGTCAAAATGTTGAAAGGGTTCCCTCGACACTTATCCCAGCATACTGGCGGAATGGTGATGACGGCGGGCAACCTTTGCGAGCTATGCCCGGTTGAAAACGCATCGATGCCCGGTCGCACGGTGATCCAGTGGAACAAGGACGATTTGGACGAGCTTGGCGTCTTGAAGGTCGATGTGTTGGCGCTGGGGATGTTGTCAGCCATCCGCCGGTGCTTTGAATTGGTCGAAAAGCATCATGGCGACGCGTTGTCCCTGTCGAATATTCCGCCGGATGATGTGGCGACGTACGACATGATTTGTTTGGCCGATACGACGGGCGTTTTTCAAATCGAAAGCCGAGCTCAGATGAGCATGCTGCCACGACTTCGCCCGCGTTGCTATTACGACTTGGTGATCGAAGTTGCGATCGTTCGCCCCGGACCGATTCAGGGAAACATGGTTCATCCGTTCCTGCAGGCTCGCCAGGATCCGTCGATGGTGGTGTATCCCAACGACGCGATTCGTGGAGTGTTGGAAAAGACGATGGGCGTGCCGATTTTTCAAGAACAGGCGATGCGATTGGCGGTCGTTGCGGCGGGGTTTACGCCGGGCGAAGCGGACCAGTTGCGGCGTGCGATGGCAGCATGGCGACGGCCAGGAGTGATCGATACGTTTCGCATCAAGTTGTTGGCGGGCATGAAAGACAGCGGGTTAACGGCTGAGTTTGCCGAACATGTCTTCAATCAAATTCGGGGCTTCGGCGAATATGGTTTTCCTGAATCGCACGCGGCCAGTTTTGCGTTGTTGGTGTACGCATCGTGTTATTTGAAGTGTCACTATCCTGCGGCTTTTTGTGTATCGCTGTTGAATAGCCAGCCGATGGGGTTTTATGCGCCGGCTCAATTGATTGCCGATGCGATCAAACATGGTGTTCGCGTTCGAGCCGTCGACGTCAATCACAGCGATTGGGATTCGACGTTGGAACCGGATCGGAACCGGCCTGGTCCATCGATTCGGCTAGGGCTGCGGACGATCAGTGGTCTGGCCGAATTGTCCGGTCGTGATTTGGTAGACGAGCGTGTTCGCGGCGGCGTTTTTCGAAGCATGGATGAATTGGTGCGACGAACCAAGGCCGGCAAGGGGCTGTTGAAACGGCTTGCCGATGCTGATGCGATGCGATCACTGGCAACGGATCGACGTGCGGCAGTTTGGCAATCGCTGGGTCAAGAGAACAGTCCCGGTGGTACACCGTTGTTTGATGAGATTGACGACCAAGACGATGCACCGGAGGGGTTGGTGCCGATGTCGCCACAGGAAGAAGTGTTTGCTGACTATCAAACAACGGGGCTGAGTTTGAAGGCGCACCCGATCTCGTTTGCGCGCAATCAGCTGCAGTCGCTCGGGTGTGTTTGTGCCGGTGACCTGGCCAGCCTTCGCGACGGGCGCGCGGTTCGAGTCGCAGGATTGGTATTGCTGCGACAGCAGCCGTCGACCGCTAAGGGGATCGTTTTCGTGACACTTGAAGACGAAACCGGATCGATCAATCTTGTGTTGTTTCAGGCTGTCTGGCAACGGTTTTTCCGCATTGCCAAGACTAGCAATTCCTGGCTCGTCGACGGGAAATTGGAAAACCGGAAAGGCGTGATCCACGTGATTGTAGGACGACTGATCGATCTGAACGACGAGGTAGATTTCGGCACCGATGATGATGGCCAGAAGATGCCACGTTCCAGAGACTTTCGGTAG
- a CDS encoding outer membrane protein assembly factor BamD codes for MIVRFSFGFVFLTLLVVSGCRSSSVGEVAKDTRVRRLADDGRELFAEGDVEAAIKKYQSAVLRAWAMDDPTESGNGAYNLAACMVTDGDNGVARDWLADARAELTRGGESIGNVWLLESRIAIDDGRFAAAARYLDASACATPPCAVGDSTCECPTSEGCKRCPLDCVPCVGRRLEAKRAEEDCRDGFTAQIHLTRARLAAEQFDLAAAGKHFQCACELISDVCSYELHAELQNVAALIHVAKEEYLQAAWHFDREAKYLRMAGNFREVPGALELAAAAYQQAGMPREAADRLNRVARVWVGRGDAKKAWEFVRAASDAVDACAIDDEDSIRIRLSLVARQIERMLKADAYATSH; via the coding sequence ATGATTGTACGGTTTAGTTTCGGATTCGTTTTCTTGACGTTGCTGGTGGTCAGCGGATGTCGCAGTTCGTCGGTTGGTGAAGTTGCTAAAGACACTCGTGTTCGGCGATTGGCGGACGACGGTCGCGAGTTGTTTGCCGAAGGTGATGTTGAAGCGGCAATCAAGAAGTACCAATCGGCTGTGCTGCGAGCATGGGCGATGGACGACCCCACTGAATCGGGCAACGGGGCGTATAACTTGGCTGCTTGCATGGTGACCGACGGCGACAACGGGGTCGCCCGCGATTGGTTGGCTGATGCGCGTGCAGAGCTAACACGTGGCGGCGAATCGATCGGTAACGTTTGGTTATTAGAGTCGCGCATCGCGATCGATGATGGGCGTTTCGCTGCTGCGGCGCGTTATCTGGATGCCAGTGCGTGTGCGACGCCGCCCTGCGCGGTTGGCGATTCGACGTGTGAATGTCCGACCTCTGAGGGCTGCAAGCGATGTCCACTCGATTGCGTACCCTGTGTCGGGCGTCGTTTGGAAGCAAAACGTGCCGAGGAAGATTGCCGCGATGGTTTCACCGCTCAGATCCATCTGACGCGGGCTCGGTTGGCAGCCGAGCAGTTTGATTTGGCGGCCGCCGGCAAGCACTTTCAGTGTGCTTGTGAACTGATAAGCGATGTTTGTTCGTACGAACTGCATGCAGAATTGCAAAACGTCGCGGCGCTGATTCACGTGGCCAAAGAAGAGTACCTGCAGGCGGCCTGGCATTTTGATCGCGAAGCAAAGTATCTGCGGATGGCGGGTAATTTCCGTGAAGTGCCCGGCGCATTGGAGTTGGCGGCGGCCGCGTATCAGCAAGCCGGAATGCCAAGGGAGGCGGCTGATCGGCTGAACCGAGTCGCACGTGTCTGGGTTGGGCGTGGTGATGCCAAGAAGGCATGGGAGTTCGTTCGGGCGGCAAGCGATGCGGTTGATGCTTGCGCGATCGACGACGAGGACTCGATTCGCATTCGATTGTCACTAGTCGCACGGCAAATCGAACGGATGTTAAAGGCCGACGCGTACGCAACTTCTCACTAG
- a CDS encoding ABC transporter permease, producing MSSTSLTPTRSRGAFKDRVFWAVEFIGAQFLGRCATLASILAILWATAILAIRPTSWTRPVRQVLARQLMFTCVDAAFVGVRFGAAVGVLIIVQAALWIDALGITTDIIMPILWKAIVRELAPLLACLVVIGRSGIAISTELATMVVGGEVEVLDAQGIDPMTCLVMPRIISVVVSVFCLAIIIATSMVVTGYAIGWGMDAIRDSWSTFLDGIVSQFNSLDLLFFVPKTIIAGAFAGAICCIDGLNVRGTMTDVPRVSSRSGIRALTAVFAVSAVLSVLIYGRLLVFKIM from the coding sequence GTGTCTTCGACATCCCTTACCCCTACTCGATCTCGCGGCGCGTTCAAGGATCGGGTGTTTTGGGCGGTTGAGTTCATCGGCGCCCAGTTCCTCGGGCGTTGTGCGACGCTGGCGTCAATCCTGGCCATTTTGTGGGCGACGGCGATATTGGCAATCCGGCCGACCTCATGGACTCGTCCGGTCCGCCAGGTGCTCGCACGGCAGTTGATGTTCACGTGCGTCGACGCTGCATTCGTGGGCGTCCGATTCGGAGCCGCCGTTGGTGTGTTGATCATTGTACAGGCCGCGCTTTGGATCGACGCGCTCGGGATTACCACTGACATCATCATGCCCATACTTTGGAAAGCAATTGTCCGCGAGCTAGCGCCACTACTGGCCTGTTTGGTGGTGATCGGGCGCAGCGGAATCGCGATCTCGACTGAACTTGCGACGATGGTCGTGGGTGGCGAGGTTGAGGTCTTGGATGCACAGGGAATCGATCCGATGACTTGTTTGGTCATGCCGCGAATCATCAGTGTTGTGGTCAGTGTGTTTTGTTTGGCAATCATCATCGCGACGTCGATGGTGGTCACTGGCTATGCGATCGGATGGGGAATGGATGCCATACGCGACTCTTGGTCAACGTTCCTGGATGGGATCGTCAGCCAATTCAACTCGTTGGATCTATTGTTCTTTGTTCCCAAGACCATCATTGCGGGTGCGTTTGCCGGCGCGATTTGCTGCATTGATGGATTGAATGTTCGCGGCACGATGACAGACGTGCCGCGAGTTTCCAGTCGCAGTGGTATCCGGGCACTGACGGCCGTGTTTGCAGTGTCGGCCGTGCTGTCGGTGCTGATTTACGGTCGCCTACTCGTTTTTAAGATCATGTAG
- a CDS encoding MlaD family protein: protein MNQPFRLRYTNQIVGAFLLVLLLFLILLALLLLRASDYFAEKKSYWFEIGQEEVQDLHPGIEVVILGQRAGQVSGIDYVNGSDRVRVNLEIDANRGDQIFDNSVIVPARKYGVGTPVLNIRRGSGPETSPVPLPDGSRIATFRSEDDRIERMAREVETVSDSVRLIQQRMMPTLDSIETTSDHLNESFDSSVNPSFDQARVASESFLKSNEQLRPEASETLRVIREATTELQSQVGVLTAKIEKLLDDDLKSTLADVRQSSDDISSAAKTANTTTVEVGDDVADTMATLKQAAEQVAQLAEETRAIVRIVRREADDLPGTTARVNDTVSETQDLVGEIRDHWLLRRSSNRASSSEQISPSTVRGGFAR, encoded by the coding sequence ATGAACCAGCCTTTTCGTTTGCGATACACCAACCAAATTGTCGGCGCCTTCCTATTGGTGCTGTTGCTGTTTTTGATTCTGCTTGCGTTATTGTTGCTGAGAGCGAGTGACTATTTCGCGGAGAAAAAATCATACTGGTTCGAAATTGGCCAAGAAGAAGTCCAGGATCTGCATCCTGGAATCGAAGTGGTAATTCTGGGGCAGCGAGCGGGTCAAGTTAGCGGCATCGATTACGTCAACGGCAGCGATCGTGTACGCGTCAATTTAGAAATCGACGCGAACCGAGGTGATCAGATCTTCGATAACTCGGTCATTGTTCCGGCACGTAAGTATGGCGTGGGCACGCCAGTGCTGAACATTCGCCGGGGATCAGGCCCCGAGACTTCGCCGGTTCCGTTGCCCGATGGCAGTCGCATCGCGACGTTCCGTAGCGAAGATGATCGGATCGAACGCATGGCGCGCGAAGTTGAAACCGTTAGCGATTCGGTACGCTTGATTCAACAACGAATGATGCCGACATTGGATTCGATTGAAACGACCTCGGATCACTTGAACGAGTCATTTGATAGTTCGGTGAATCCATCCTTTGACCAGGCTCGCGTGGCGTCGGAGTCGTTCTTGAAGAGCAACGAGCAACTGCGTCCGGAAGCATCTGAAACATTGCGTGTGATCCGCGAAGCGACGACCGAGTTGCAGTCGCAGGTTGGTGTGTTGACTGCAAAAATTGAAAAGTTGCTCGACGATGATTTGAAGTCGACGCTTGCCGATGTTCGTCAATCAAGCGACGACATTAGTTCAGCCGCCAAGACGGCCAACACGACCACGGTCGAAGTGGGCGACGATGTTGCCGACACGATGGCGACGCTAAAGCAGGCCGCAGAACAAGTCGCCCAGTTGGCCGAAGAAACTCGCGCGATTGTGCGAATCGTTCGACGCGAAGCTGATGACTTGCCCGGCACGACCGCTCGCGTCAACGATACCGTTAGCGAGACGCAGGACTTGGTTGGTGAGATTCGCGATCATTGGTTGCTGCGTCGATCAAGCAACCGGGCATCGTCGAGTGAACAGATTTCGCCATCGACGGTGCGGGGAGGCTTCGCACGATGA
- a CDS encoding TrkH family potassium uptake protein: MSFSLPFAFPALAKRTYLPAADGFEVAGARGLLLSMTICMLLGVLLRMIGRRHRGGQLFQKEAMAVVGLSWLLATILGALPFYLSGTCISAGQPITFIEAMFESQSGFSTTGATVLTDLDSPGLVPHCILFWRSWTHFLGGLGIVVLFVAILGQGSAGKAMMRAEMPGPTKEGSMPRMQATAWAFAAIYVGLNVILTFVYVIEGMSWFDGLCHAFGTMATGGFSTYNASHGQFNSSVIDFTTILFMILAGTNFTLLYLSLLDSPKRLFRDVEFRTFIGIITLVTGGVIFFGMRSGDAGFDTFFDALRNGMFQVVSVLTTTGYGTADFDHWNNFGRGILLLLMFVGGCAGSTGGGMKVIRHILFYKILRQEIEKSHRPRVIRFIRIGGTAVDDPNLANGIVVYFSMILAIFVFSWLLLITFEPSSTWGVTEAATAGQVETSGDAIEKQVRRNTLDEKLLDSASAVAATLNNIGPGFGVVGPTKNYAGFSQGAKLLFVWLMMLGRVEVFSVLVLIFPSFWRRI; this comes from the coding sequence ATGAGCTTCAGTTTGCCGTTTGCGTTTCCGGCGCTTGCTAAGCGAACTTATTTGCCGGCCGCGGATGGGTTCGAGGTCGCCGGTGCTCGCGGGCTGTTGCTGAGCATGACGATATGCATGCTCTTGGGTGTGCTGCTTCGGATGATCGGTCGCCGGCATCGGGGTGGCCAGCTGTTTCAAAAAGAAGCCATGGCCGTCGTCGGGCTCAGTTGGCTGTTGGCAACGATCTTGGGCGCGCTGCCGTTTTATTTGTCCGGGACATGCATCAGCGCAGGGCAACCGATCACGTTCATCGAAGCGATGTTTGAATCACAGTCCGGGTTCAGCACGACCGGTGCGACGGTGTTGACGGATTTGGATTCACCTGGACTAGTGCCGCACTGCATTTTGTTCTGGCGATCTTGGACTCACTTCCTTGGCGGTCTGGGAATCGTCGTTTTGTTCGTCGCAATTCTTGGGCAAGGGTCGGCCGGCAAAGCGATGATGCGGGCCGAGATGCCGGGGCCCACCAAAGAAGGCAGCATGCCGCGGATGCAAGCGACGGCATGGGCCTTTGCCGCGATCTATGTCGGCTTGAACGTGATTTTAACGTTCGTCTATGTCATCGAAGGCATGTCGTGGTTTGATGGACTGTGTCATGCGTTTGGGACGATGGCGACGGGTGGTTTCAGCACTTACAACGCTAGTCACGGACAGTTCAACAGCAGCGTGATCGACTTCACGACGATCTTGTTCATGATCTTGGCGGGCACGAATTTTACGTTGCTTTACCTTTCGCTATTGGACAGTCCCAAGCGACTGTTTCGTGACGTTGAATTCCGGACCTTCATCGGCATCATCACATTAGTGACCGGCGGAGTGATTTTCTTTGGAATGCGATCCGGTGATGCAGGTTTTGATACGTTCTTTGATGCACTGCGGAACGGAATGTTCCAGGTCGTGTCAGTCTTGACGACAACCGGATACGGAACCGCTGACTTTGATCACTGGAATAACTTTGGCCGCGGTATTTTGTTGCTGTTGATGTTTGTGGGCGGATGTGCCGGCAGTACTGGTGGTGGCATGAAAGTGATCCGCCACATTTTGTTCTACAAAATCTTGCGTCAAGAAATCGAAAAGTCGCATCGGCCTCGCGTGATTCGTTTTATTCGCATCGGTGGCACGGCGGTCGACGATCCGAACTTGGCCAATGGGATCGTGGTCTACTTTTCCATGATCCTGGCAATTTTCGTTTTTTCATGGTTGTTGTTGATCACCTTTGAACCTAGTAGTACGTGGGGCGTGACCGAGGCGGCGACGGCGGGGCAAGTCGAAACAAGTGGTGACGCGATCGAAAAACAGGTGAGGCGCAACACGTTGGATGAAAAGTTGCTTGATTCGGCAAGCGCCGTTGCGGCAACACTCAATAACATCGGCCCGGGCTTTGGCGTGGTTGGCCCAACAAAAAATTACGCAGGGTTCAGCCAGGGCGCTAAATTGTTGTTTGTGTGGTTGATGATGTTGGGGCGAGTGGAAGTTTTTAGCGTTTTAGTACTGATTTTCCCATCATTTTGGCGCCGTATTTGA